In Streptomyces chartreusis NRRL 3882, the following are encoded in one genomic region:
- a CDS encoding alpha/beta fold hydrolase, with amino-acid sequence MSRLLHVDPGPYAPPAPARELTAVSADGARLHVETHGPDGAPAVVLAHGWTCSTAFWAAQIRDLAADHRVIAYDQRGHGRSPASPACSTDALADDLEAVLAATLAPGEQAVIAGHSMGGMTVMAASGRAAFREHAAAVLLCSTGSSQLVAASTVVAMRPGRLRTWLTRRILGSRAPLGPVTPLARRILKYGTMGPGSAPHMVEACARIVHACPREVRYAWSHVLDLLDLDHGVRELHVPTAVVVGTADRLTPPVHARALATALPHCTGLTELPGIGHMTPIEAPEQVTGKIRELVHAHIQAVSEESA; translated from the coding sequence GTGAGCCGTCTCCTTCACGTCGACCCCGGCCCCTACGCCCCGCCCGCTCCCGCGCGCGAACTGACCGCCGTTTCCGCCGACGGCGCCCGGCTGCACGTCGAGACGCACGGGCCCGACGGAGCCCCCGCCGTCGTCCTCGCCCACGGCTGGACCTGCTCCACCGCCTTCTGGGCGGCCCAGATCCGCGACCTCGCCGCCGACCACCGGGTCATCGCCTACGACCAGCGCGGCCACGGACGCAGCCCCGCGAGCCCCGCGTGCAGCACCGACGCCCTCGCCGACGACCTGGAAGCCGTACTCGCAGCCACCCTCGCGCCCGGCGAACAGGCCGTGATCGCCGGGCACTCCATGGGCGGCATGACCGTCATGGCGGCCTCCGGGAGAGCCGCCTTCCGCGAGCACGCCGCCGCCGTCCTGCTGTGCAGCACGGGCAGTTCGCAGCTGGTCGCGGCCTCCACCGTCGTAGCCATGCGGCCCGGGCGGCTGCGGACCTGGCTGACCCGGCGGATCCTCGGCTCCCGGGCACCGCTCGGCCCGGTCACGCCCCTGGCCCGCCGGATCCTCAAGTACGGGACCATGGGCCCGGGTTCGGCCCCGCACATGGTCGAGGCGTGCGCCCGCATCGTGCACGCCTGCCCCCGCGAGGTCCGCTACGCCTGGTCGCACGTGCTGGACCTGCTCGACCTGGACCACGGCGTACGGGAGCTTCACGTGCCCACGGCCGTGGTGGTCGGTACGGCGGACCGGCTCACGCCGCCGGTGCACGCCCGGGCCCTGGCCACCGCGCTGCCGCACTGCACCGGGCTCACCGAGCTGCCCGGCATCGGCCACATGACGCCGATCGAGGCGCCCGAGCAGGTCACCGGGAAGATACGTGAACTCGTCCACGCACACATCCAGGCCGTATCCGAGGAGAGCGCATGA